Proteins from one Sarcophilus harrisii chromosome 2, mSarHar1.11, whole genome shotgun sequence genomic window:
- the DYNLRB2 gene encoding dynein light chain roadblock-type 2, with the protein MAEVEETLKRIQNHKGVIGTMVVNAEGIPIRTTLDNSTTVQYAGLLHQLTMKAKSTVRDIDPQNDLTFLRIRSKKHEVMVAPDKEYLLIVIQNPTE; encoded by the exons GCAGAAGTTGAGGAAACTCTAAAGAGAATTCAGAATCATAAAGGGGTTATTGGTACAATGGTTGTTAATGCTGAAG GTATTCCCATCAGAACAACCTTAGATAACTCTACAACAGTTCAGTATGCAGGTCTTCTTCATCAGCTGACTATGAAAGCCAAGAGTACAGTACGAGATATTGATCCTCAGAATGACCTAACTTTTCTTAGAATCAGATCAAAGAAACATGAAGTCATGGTAGCCCCAG ataaagaatatCTACTGATTGTCATTCAGAATCCAACTGAATAA